One Tachysurus fulvidraco isolate hzauxx_2018 chromosome 2, HZAU_PFXX_2.0, whole genome shotgun sequence DNA segment encodes these proteins:
- the tmf1 gene encoding TATA element modulatory factor isoform X1 gives MKLWDFILICMRFAYLSHPSSHKIQELNLYRDTMSSSGNLQTHIHRWDVQSKPESTGWGMNQWDSPSEECPKTLTLSSEAITKPVTRTVVDETESFFSAFLSPGDGQPVKKSTVVSVAPTKSYRRLQENSENETHPSAMDDVDSSTLSQEEPSKQSSVQLAENQSEEVKSKEEALFLEAVLEQTENSEDTESKTETQDSTSCPEVTQVDMPAEPGSVEKVESCDSAEPKSPGKDPPKDDMMESKDVKAEDRQSDTPSPPVSAFSSGTSTTSDIEVLDHESVISESSASSRQETAEVKAGLHLMQGSFQLLSASTCSDFSRLDDYPKLTESCGSSSDAFERIDSFSMHSLDSRSVSEVNSDDEIPGSRTLASVTAGTSPLPALPAPQTIQEQEEVEGGMTDCLKDHSVDEMEESGRSATPVNSEQPEELLQEEQETGSPDFTMSNEGTEPEESHDLLTSPITEEQKGASTCQLLELQKIVDELSSRLEKREAQLLTVSKDKARLEEECDNLKDEMISLKEESSSVQSLKDEFTQRIADTERKAQLACKERDIAKKEIKGLREDLATRFNSTETLELIREKEEQIKGLLEEGEKLSKQQLQHTNIIKKLRTKEKESDTKISKQSKKLKEQEDELSQLKQVLDAKEELEKQHRESIRQLNSAVELQEKEMSRLQTENEELHEKNRSLQAALDASYKELAELHKFNATKASEAQELALSREVQAKEELSLALDRAQEEARLQQEALANQVADLRLALQRAEQQQARKEDYLREEISELQQRLQEAETRNQELSQSVTSATRPLLRQIENLQSTLGSQSASWEKVEKNISDRLAEAQAQLAVAVEKERSVTEELHAIKAQLASLESQNSTLRQEKGRLQGQLDVEKTRRENLEDDSSRERVELENLKGEYTRALEEARKEKLLLTNQLEMEKVKVEQEKKKCYLAQEALKEKERKTLSAPLIEPPSSSTPSLSRSSSISGVDTHSGIHTSLLSHQEDSPDHSFASVTLGGSSLYDAARLSGGSSIIENLQSQLKLREGEIAQLQVEISNLERTRSAMAEELVRLTNQNDDLEDNVKEIPRLRVQLKDLEQRHNTILQMYGEKAEEAEELRLDLEDVKNMYKTQIDELLKNQK, from the exons ATGAAACTGTGGGACTTCATCTTGATTTGCATGAGGTTTGCATATTTGAGTCATCCGTCCTCACACAAAATACAGGAATTAAATCTGTACCGGGACACCATGTCATCGTCGGGCAACTtgcagacacacattcacagatgGG ATGTACAGAGTAAGCCAGAGTCCACAGGATGGGGGATGAACCAGTGGGATTCTCCTTCAGAGGAATGCCCAAAGACCCTCACTCTTTCATCTGAGGCCATCACTAAACCTGTCACTCGCACCGTGGTTGATGAAACAGAGAGTTTCTTCAGTGCCTTCTTGTCTCCTGGGGACGGGCAGCCGGTCAAGAAGTCTACGGTGGTGTCCGTGGCGCCGACCAAATCCTACCGCCGACTGCAGGAGAACTCAGAAAATGAGACGCATCCATCTGCCATGGATGACGTAGACTCTTCCACACTTTCTCAGGAAGAGCCGAGTAAACAAAGCAGTGTACAATTAGCAGAGAACCAGTCAGAGGAGGTGAAGTCAAAAGAAGAAGCTTTATTTCTGGAGGCTGTTCTGGAGCAAACAGAAAATTCAGAGGACACTGAGAGcaaaacagagacacaggaTTCCACTTCATGTCCAGAAGTCACACAAGTGGACATGCCTGCGGAGCCTGGATCTGTCGAAAAGGTTGAGAGCTGTGATTCTGCTGAGCCTAAGAGCCCCGGGAAAGACCCTCCCAAAGACGACATGATGGAGTCCAAAGATGTGAAGGCAGAAGACAGGCAGAGCGACACTCCGTCTCCTCCCGTGAGCGCCTTCTCGTCTGGTACCTCCACTACCAGTGACATCGAGGTGCTTGACCATGAGAGCGTCATCAGCGAGAGCTCCGCCAGCTCAAGGCAGGAGACGGCCGAGGTTAAAGCAGGGCTGCACCTAATGCAAGGCTCTTTCCAGCTCCTGTCTGCTTCGACGTGTAGCGATTTCTCACGTCTGGACGACTATCCGAAGCTGACGGAGAGCTGCGGGTCCTCTTCTGACGCCTTCGAGCGCATCGACTCGTTCAGCATGCACTCTTTGGACAGCCGCAGCGTCAGCGAAGTCAACTCGGACGACGAGATCCCCGGTAGCAGAACTCTGGCATCTGTTACCGCCGGAACCAGCCCGCTTCCGGCTCTTCCGGCTCCACAGACCATTCAGGAGCAGGAAGAGGTGGAGGGAGGGATGACTGACTGCTTAAAGGATCACTCAGTGGATGAGATGGAGGAGAGCGGGCGCAGCGCAACGCCGGTGAACTCCGAACAGCCAGAAGAGCTGCTGCAGGAGGAGCAGGAAACCGGGTCACCAGATTTCACTATGTCTAATGAAGGAACTGAACCTGAGGAGTCGCATGACTTGCTGACATCACCCATAACTGAGGAGCAGAAAGGTGCCTCCACCTGCCAGCTCCTGGAGCTACAGAAG ATTGTTGACGAGCTGTCAAGCAGACTTGAGAAACGAGAAGCCCAGCTGCTAACTGTTAGCAAAGACAAGGCTCGTCTGGAAGAGGAGTGTGACAATCTCAAAGA TGAGATGATCAGCCTGAAGGAAGAGAGCTCCAGCGTGCAGTCTCTTAAAGACGAGTTCACGCAGCGCATCGCCGATACAGAGAGGAAAGCTCAGCTCGCCTGCAAGGAGCGTGACATCGCCAAGAAG GAAATTAAGGGTTTGAGAGAAGACCTGGCCACCAGGTTTAACTCCACTGAAACCCTGGAGCTGATCAGAGAGAAGGAGGAACAGATCAAAGGCCTTCTAGAAGAGG GCGAGAAGCTGTCCAAGCAGCAGCTGCAGCACACCAACATTATCAAGAAGCTGAGGACCAAAGAGAAGGAGAGCGACACGAAGATCTCCAAGCAGTCCAAGAAACTCAAAGAGCAAGAGGATGAACTCAGTCAGCTGAAGCAg GTTCTAGATGCAAAGGAGGAGCTGGAGAAACAGCACCGAGAGAGCATAAGGCAGCTGAACTCTGCTGTGGAGCTTCAGGAGAAGGAAATGAGCAGGCTGCAGACTGAAAACGAGGAGCTGCACGAGAAGAACCGCAGTCTGCAGGCTGCTTTGGATGCCTCTTACAA ggaGCTTGCCGAGCTGCACAAGTTTAACGCTACGAAGGCTAGCGAGGCACAGGAGCTGGCTCTCAGCCGTGAGGTCCAGGCCAAGGAGGAGCTCAGCCTGGCATTAGACCGAGCCCAGGAAGAGGCTCGCCTTCAGCAGGAGGCATTAGCCAATCAG GTGGCAGATCTGAGGTTGGCTCTGCAGAGAGCGGAGCAGCAACAGGCCAGAAAAGAGGACTACCTGCGTGAGGAGATCAGTGAGCTTCAGCAG AGGCTACAGGAGGCGGAAACCAGAAACCAGGAACTAAGTCAGAGCGTTACCTCGGCGACCAGGCCCCTCCTCAGGCAGATAGAGAATCTGCAGTCAACTCTGGGATCTCAGTCGGCATCCTGGGAAAAAGTGGAGAAGAACATCTCAGACCGCTTAG CCGAGGCTCAGGCCCAGCTTGCTGTTGCCGTTGAGAAGGAGCGCTCTGTGACTGAGGAACTGCATGCCATCAAGGCTCAGCTGGCTTCACTGGAGTCCCAGAATTCCACACTGCGCCAGGAGAAGGGAAGGTTGCAGGGTCAGTTGGACGTGGAGAAGACTCGGCGCGAAAACCTGGAGGACGACAGCAGCAG ggAGCGTGTTGAACTGGAGAATCTGAAAGGCGAGTACACTCGAGCTCTGGAAGAGGCCAGAAAGGAGAAG CTGCTGCTAACAAATCAGCTTGAGATGGAGAAAGTGAAGGTGgagcaggagaagaagaaatgttACCTTGCACAAGAAGCCTTGAAGGAAAAG gaGCGAAAGACGCTGAGTGCACCACTGATTGAGCCTCCTTCATCCtccactccatctctctctcgttcCAGCTCCATCAGTGGTGTGGATACGCACAGCGGCATACACACGTCTCTGCTCTCCCAC CAGGAAGATTCTCCTGATCACTCGTTTGCCTCTGTGACCCTCGGTGGGAGCAGCCTGTACGACGCGGCACGTCTAAGCGGAGGTTCCAGCATCATTGAGAACCTGCAATCTCAGCTCAAACTACGGGAGGGAGAAATCGCACAGCTCCAG GTGGAGATCTCAAATCTTGAAAGGACTCGCTCTGCAATGGCGGAAGAACTGGTGcggctgaccaatcagaacgatGATCTGGAGGACAATGTGAAGGAGATCCCCAGGCTCAGAGTGCAGCTCAAG GACCTGGAGCAGAGACACAACACCATCCTGCAGATGTACGGAGAGAAAGCAGAAGAGGCCGAGGAGCTGCGGCTCGACCTGGAGGACGTCAAGAATATGTACAAGACCCAAATCGACGAGCTGCTCAAGAACCAGAAATAg
- the tmf1 gene encoding TATA element modulatory factor isoform X3 has product MSWFNASHLSSFAKQALSTAQKSIDRVLDIKEEDQWGDAITPSLDDVQSKPESTGWGMNQWDSPSEECPKTLTLSSEAITKPVTRTVVDETESFFSAFLSPGDGQPVKKSTVVSVAPTKSYRRLQENSENETHPSAMDDVDSSTLSQEEPSKQSSVQLAENQSEEVKSKEEALFLEAVLEQTENSEDTESKTETQDSTSCPEVTQVDMPAEPGSVEKVESCDSAEPKSPGKDPPKDDMMESKDVKAEDRQSDTPSPPVSAFSSGTSTTSDIEVLDHESVISESSASSRQETAEVKAGLHLMQGSFQLLSASTCSDFSRLDDYPKLTESCGSSSDAFERIDSFSMHSLDSRSVSEVNSDDEIPGSRTLASVTAGTSPLPALPAPQTIQEQEEVEGGMTDCLKDHSVDEMEESGRSATPVNSEQPEELLQEEQETGSPDFTMSNEGTEPEESHDLLTSPITEEQKGASTCQLLELQKIVDELSSRLEKREAQLLTVSKDKARLEEECDNLKDEMISLKEESSSVQSLKDEFTQRIADTERKAQLACKERDIAKKEIKGLREDLATRFNSTETLELIREKEEQIKGLLEEGEKLSKQQLQHTNIIKKLRTKEKESDTKISKQSKKLKEQEDELSQLKQVLDAKEELEKQHRESIRQLNSAVELQEKEMSRLQTENEELHEKNRSLQAALDASYKELAELHKFNATKASEAQELALSREVQAKEELSLALDRAQEEARLQQEALANQVADLRLALQRAEQQQARKEDYLREEISELQQRLQEAETRNQELSQSVTSATRPLLRQIENLQSTLGSQSASWEKVEKNISDRLAEAQAQLAVAVEKERSVTEELHAIKAQLASLESQNSTLRQEKGRLQGQLDVEKTRRENLEDDSSRERVELENLKGEYTRALEEARKEKLLLTNQLEMEKVKVEQEKKKCYLAQEALKEKERKTLSAPLIEPPSSSTPSLSRSSSISGVDTHSGIHTSLLSHQEDSPDHSFASVTLGGSSLYDAARLSGGSSIIENLQSQLKLREGEIAQLQVEISNLERTRSAMAEELVRLTNQNDDLEDNVKEIPRLRVQLKDLEQRHNTILQMYGEKAEEAEELRLDLEDVKNMYKTQIDELLKNQK; this is encoded by the exons ATGAGTTGGTTCAACGCTTCCCATTTGTCCAGTTTCGCTAAACAAGCTCTGAGCACCGCACAGAAATCCATCGACCGAGTTTTGGATATAAAAGAAGAGGATCAGTGGGGCGACGCCATCACACCTAGTTTAGACG ATGTACAGAGTAAGCCAGAGTCCACAGGATGGGGGATGAACCAGTGGGATTCTCCTTCAGAGGAATGCCCAAAGACCCTCACTCTTTCATCTGAGGCCATCACTAAACCTGTCACTCGCACCGTGGTTGATGAAACAGAGAGTTTCTTCAGTGCCTTCTTGTCTCCTGGGGACGGGCAGCCGGTCAAGAAGTCTACGGTGGTGTCCGTGGCGCCGACCAAATCCTACCGCCGACTGCAGGAGAACTCAGAAAATGAGACGCATCCATCTGCCATGGATGACGTAGACTCTTCCACACTTTCTCAGGAAGAGCCGAGTAAACAAAGCAGTGTACAATTAGCAGAGAACCAGTCAGAGGAGGTGAAGTCAAAAGAAGAAGCTTTATTTCTGGAGGCTGTTCTGGAGCAAACAGAAAATTCAGAGGACACTGAGAGcaaaacagagacacaggaTTCCACTTCATGTCCAGAAGTCACACAAGTGGACATGCCTGCGGAGCCTGGATCTGTCGAAAAGGTTGAGAGCTGTGATTCTGCTGAGCCTAAGAGCCCCGGGAAAGACCCTCCCAAAGACGACATGATGGAGTCCAAAGATGTGAAGGCAGAAGACAGGCAGAGCGACACTCCGTCTCCTCCCGTGAGCGCCTTCTCGTCTGGTACCTCCACTACCAGTGACATCGAGGTGCTTGACCATGAGAGCGTCATCAGCGAGAGCTCCGCCAGCTCAAGGCAGGAGACGGCCGAGGTTAAAGCAGGGCTGCACCTAATGCAAGGCTCTTTCCAGCTCCTGTCTGCTTCGACGTGTAGCGATTTCTCACGTCTGGACGACTATCCGAAGCTGACGGAGAGCTGCGGGTCCTCTTCTGACGCCTTCGAGCGCATCGACTCGTTCAGCATGCACTCTTTGGACAGCCGCAGCGTCAGCGAAGTCAACTCGGACGACGAGATCCCCGGTAGCAGAACTCTGGCATCTGTTACCGCCGGAACCAGCCCGCTTCCGGCTCTTCCGGCTCCACAGACCATTCAGGAGCAGGAAGAGGTGGAGGGAGGGATGACTGACTGCTTAAAGGATCACTCAGTGGATGAGATGGAGGAGAGCGGGCGCAGCGCAACGCCGGTGAACTCCGAACAGCCAGAAGAGCTGCTGCAGGAGGAGCAGGAAACCGGGTCACCAGATTTCACTATGTCTAATGAAGGAACTGAACCTGAGGAGTCGCATGACTTGCTGACATCACCCATAACTGAGGAGCAGAAAGGTGCCTCCACCTGCCAGCTCCTGGAGCTACAGAAG ATTGTTGACGAGCTGTCAAGCAGACTTGAGAAACGAGAAGCCCAGCTGCTAACTGTTAGCAAAGACAAGGCTCGTCTGGAAGAGGAGTGTGACAATCTCAAAGA TGAGATGATCAGCCTGAAGGAAGAGAGCTCCAGCGTGCAGTCTCTTAAAGACGAGTTCACGCAGCGCATCGCCGATACAGAGAGGAAAGCTCAGCTCGCCTGCAAGGAGCGTGACATCGCCAAGAAG GAAATTAAGGGTTTGAGAGAAGACCTGGCCACCAGGTTTAACTCCACTGAAACCCTGGAGCTGATCAGAGAGAAGGAGGAACAGATCAAAGGCCTTCTAGAAGAGG GCGAGAAGCTGTCCAAGCAGCAGCTGCAGCACACCAACATTATCAAGAAGCTGAGGACCAAAGAGAAGGAGAGCGACACGAAGATCTCCAAGCAGTCCAAGAAACTCAAAGAGCAAGAGGATGAACTCAGTCAGCTGAAGCAg GTTCTAGATGCAAAGGAGGAGCTGGAGAAACAGCACCGAGAGAGCATAAGGCAGCTGAACTCTGCTGTGGAGCTTCAGGAGAAGGAAATGAGCAGGCTGCAGACTGAAAACGAGGAGCTGCACGAGAAGAACCGCAGTCTGCAGGCTGCTTTGGATGCCTCTTACAA ggaGCTTGCCGAGCTGCACAAGTTTAACGCTACGAAGGCTAGCGAGGCACAGGAGCTGGCTCTCAGCCGTGAGGTCCAGGCCAAGGAGGAGCTCAGCCTGGCATTAGACCGAGCCCAGGAAGAGGCTCGCCTTCAGCAGGAGGCATTAGCCAATCAG GTGGCAGATCTGAGGTTGGCTCTGCAGAGAGCGGAGCAGCAACAGGCCAGAAAAGAGGACTACCTGCGTGAGGAGATCAGTGAGCTTCAGCAG AGGCTACAGGAGGCGGAAACCAGAAACCAGGAACTAAGTCAGAGCGTTACCTCGGCGACCAGGCCCCTCCTCAGGCAGATAGAGAATCTGCAGTCAACTCTGGGATCTCAGTCGGCATCCTGGGAAAAAGTGGAGAAGAACATCTCAGACCGCTTAG CCGAGGCTCAGGCCCAGCTTGCTGTTGCCGTTGAGAAGGAGCGCTCTGTGACTGAGGAACTGCATGCCATCAAGGCTCAGCTGGCTTCACTGGAGTCCCAGAATTCCACACTGCGCCAGGAGAAGGGAAGGTTGCAGGGTCAGTTGGACGTGGAGAAGACTCGGCGCGAAAACCTGGAGGACGACAGCAGCAG ggAGCGTGTTGAACTGGAGAATCTGAAAGGCGAGTACACTCGAGCTCTGGAAGAGGCCAGAAAGGAGAAG CTGCTGCTAACAAATCAGCTTGAGATGGAGAAAGTGAAGGTGgagcaggagaagaagaaatgttACCTTGCACAAGAAGCCTTGAAGGAAAAG gaGCGAAAGACGCTGAGTGCACCACTGATTGAGCCTCCTTCATCCtccactccatctctctctcgttcCAGCTCCATCAGTGGTGTGGATACGCACAGCGGCATACACACGTCTCTGCTCTCCCAC CAGGAAGATTCTCCTGATCACTCGTTTGCCTCTGTGACCCTCGGTGGGAGCAGCCTGTACGACGCGGCACGTCTAAGCGGAGGTTCCAGCATCATTGAGAACCTGCAATCTCAGCTCAAACTACGGGAGGGAGAAATCGCACAGCTCCAG GTGGAGATCTCAAATCTTGAAAGGACTCGCTCTGCAATGGCGGAAGAACTGGTGcggctgaccaatcagaacgatGATCTGGAGGACAATGTGAAGGAGATCCCCAGGCTCAGAGTGCAGCTCAAG GACCTGGAGCAGAGACACAACACCATCCTGCAGATGTACGGAGAGAAAGCAGAAGAGGCCGAGGAGCTGCGGCTCGACCTGGAGGACGTCAAGAATATGTACAAGACCCAAATCGACGAGCTGCTCAAGAACCAGAAATAg
- the tmf1 gene encoding TATA element modulatory factor isoform X2, with amino-acid sequence MKLWDFILICMRFAYLSHPSSHKIQELNLYRDTMSSSGNLQTHIHRWDVQSKPESTGWGMNQWDSPSEECPKTLTLSSEAITKPVTRTVVDETESFFSAFLSPGDGQPVKKSTVVSVAPTKSYRRLQENSENETHPSAMDDVDSSTLSQEEPSKQSSVQLAENQSEEVKSKEEALFLEAVLEQTENSEDTESKTETQDSTSCPEVTQVDMPAEPGSVEKVESCDSAEPKSPGKDPPKDDMMESKDVKAEDRQSDTPSPPVSAFSSGTSTTSDIEVLDHESVISESSASSRQETAEVKAGLHLMQGSFQLLSASTCSDFSRLDDYPKLTESCGSSSDAFERIDSFSMHSLDSRSVSEVNSDDEIPGSRTLASVTAGTSPLPALPAPQTIQEQEEVEGGMTDCLKDHSVDEMEESGRSATPVNSEQPEELLQEEQETGSPDFTMSNEGTEPEESHDLLTSPITEEQKGASTCQLLELQKIVDELSSRLEKREAQLLTVSKDKARLEEECDNLKDEMISLKEESSSVQSLKDEFTQRIADTERKAQLACKERDIAKKEIKGLREDLATRFNSTETLELIREKEEQIKGLLEEGEKLSKQQLQHTNIIKKLRTKEKESDTKISKQSKKLKEQEDELSQLKQVLDAKEELEKQHRESIRQLNSAVELQEKEMSRLQTENEELHEKNRSLQAALDASYKELAELHKFNATKASEAQELALSREVQAKEELSLALDRAQEEARLQQEALANQVADLRLALQRAEQQQARKEDYLREEISELQQRLQEAETRNQELSQSVTSATRPLLRQIENLQSTLGSQSASWEKVEKNISDRLAEAQAQLAVAVEKERSVTEELHAIKAQLASLESQNSTLRQEKGRLQGQLDVEKTRRENLEDDSSRERVELENLKGEYTRALEEARKEKLLLTNQLEMEKVKVEQEKKKCYLAQEALKEKERKTLSAPLIEPPSSSTPSLSRSSSISGVDTHSGIHTSLLSHEDSPDHSFASVTLGGSSLYDAARLSGGSSIIENLQSQLKLREGEIAQLQVEISNLERTRSAMAEELVRLTNQNDDLEDNVKEIPRLRVQLKDLEQRHNTILQMYGEKAEEAEELRLDLEDVKNMYKTQIDELLKNQK; translated from the exons ATGAAACTGTGGGACTTCATCTTGATTTGCATGAGGTTTGCATATTTGAGTCATCCGTCCTCACACAAAATACAGGAATTAAATCTGTACCGGGACACCATGTCATCGTCGGGCAACTtgcagacacacattcacagatgGG ATGTACAGAGTAAGCCAGAGTCCACAGGATGGGGGATGAACCAGTGGGATTCTCCTTCAGAGGAATGCCCAAAGACCCTCACTCTTTCATCTGAGGCCATCACTAAACCTGTCACTCGCACCGTGGTTGATGAAACAGAGAGTTTCTTCAGTGCCTTCTTGTCTCCTGGGGACGGGCAGCCGGTCAAGAAGTCTACGGTGGTGTCCGTGGCGCCGACCAAATCCTACCGCCGACTGCAGGAGAACTCAGAAAATGAGACGCATCCATCTGCCATGGATGACGTAGACTCTTCCACACTTTCTCAGGAAGAGCCGAGTAAACAAAGCAGTGTACAATTAGCAGAGAACCAGTCAGAGGAGGTGAAGTCAAAAGAAGAAGCTTTATTTCTGGAGGCTGTTCTGGAGCAAACAGAAAATTCAGAGGACACTGAGAGcaaaacagagacacaggaTTCCACTTCATGTCCAGAAGTCACACAAGTGGACATGCCTGCGGAGCCTGGATCTGTCGAAAAGGTTGAGAGCTGTGATTCTGCTGAGCCTAAGAGCCCCGGGAAAGACCCTCCCAAAGACGACATGATGGAGTCCAAAGATGTGAAGGCAGAAGACAGGCAGAGCGACACTCCGTCTCCTCCCGTGAGCGCCTTCTCGTCTGGTACCTCCACTACCAGTGACATCGAGGTGCTTGACCATGAGAGCGTCATCAGCGAGAGCTCCGCCAGCTCAAGGCAGGAGACGGCCGAGGTTAAAGCAGGGCTGCACCTAATGCAAGGCTCTTTCCAGCTCCTGTCTGCTTCGACGTGTAGCGATTTCTCACGTCTGGACGACTATCCGAAGCTGACGGAGAGCTGCGGGTCCTCTTCTGACGCCTTCGAGCGCATCGACTCGTTCAGCATGCACTCTTTGGACAGCCGCAGCGTCAGCGAAGTCAACTCGGACGACGAGATCCCCGGTAGCAGAACTCTGGCATCTGTTACCGCCGGAACCAGCCCGCTTCCGGCTCTTCCGGCTCCACAGACCATTCAGGAGCAGGAAGAGGTGGAGGGAGGGATGACTGACTGCTTAAAGGATCACTCAGTGGATGAGATGGAGGAGAGCGGGCGCAGCGCAACGCCGGTGAACTCCGAACAGCCAGAAGAGCTGCTGCAGGAGGAGCAGGAAACCGGGTCACCAGATTTCACTATGTCTAATGAAGGAACTGAACCTGAGGAGTCGCATGACTTGCTGACATCACCCATAACTGAGGAGCAGAAAGGTGCCTCCACCTGCCAGCTCCTGGAGCTACAGAAG ATTGTTGACGAGCTGTCAAGCAGACTTGAGAAACGAGAAGCCCAGCTGCTAACTGTTAGCAAAGACAAGGCTCGTCTGGAAGAGGAGTGTGACAATCTCAAAGA TGAGATGATCAGCCTGAAGGAAGAGAGCTCCAGCGTGCAGTCTCTTAAAGACGAGTTCACGCAGCGCATCGCCGATACAGAGAGGAAAGCTCAGCTCGCCTGCAAGGAGCGTGACATCGCCAAGAAG GAAATTAAGGGTTTGAGAGAAGACCTGGCCACCAGGTTTAACTCCACTGAAACCCTGGAGCTGATCAGAGAGAAGGAGGAACAGATCAAAGGCCTTCTAGAAGAGG GCGAGAAGCTGTCCAAGCAGCAGCTGCAGCACACCAACATTATCAAGAAGCTGAGGACCAAAGAGAAGGAGAGCGACACGAAGATCTCCAAGCAGTCCAAGAAACTCAAAGAGCAAGAGGATGAACTCAGTCAGCTGAAGCAg GTTCTAGATGCAAAGGAGGAGCTGGAGAAACAGCACCGAGAGAGCATAAGGCAGCTGAACTCTGCTGTGGAGCTTCAGGAGAAGGAAATGAGCAGGCTGCAGACTGAAAACGAGGAGCTGCACGAGAAGAACCGCAGTCTGCAGGCTGCTTTGGATGCCTCTTACAA ggaGCTTGCCGAGCTGCACAAGTTTAACGCTACGAAGGCTAGCGAGGCACAGGAGCTGGCTCTCAGCCGTGAGGTCCAGGCCAAGGAGGAGCTCAGCCTGGCATTAGACCGAGCCCAGGAAGAGGCTCGCCTTCAGCAGGAGGCATTAGCCAATCAG GTGGCAGATCTGAGGTTGGCTCTGCAGAGAGCGGAGCAGCAACAGGCCAGAAAAGAGGACTACCTGCGTGAGGAGATCAGTGAGCTTCAGCAG AGGCTACAGGAGGCGGAAACCAGAAACCAGGAACTAAGTCAGAGCGTTACCTCGGCGACCAGGCCCCTCCTCAGGCAGATAGAGAATCTGCAGTCAACTCTGGGATCTCAGTCGGCATCCTGGGAAAAAGTGGAGAAGAACATCTCAGACCGCTTAG CCGAGGCTCAGGCCCAGCTTGCTGTTGCCGTTGAGAAGGAGCGCTCTGTGACTGAGGAACTGCATGCCATCAAGGCTCAGCTGGCTTCACTGGAGTCCCAGAATTCCACACTGCGCCAGGAGAAGGGAAGGTTGCAGGGTCAGTTGGACGTGGAGAAGACTCGGCGCGAAAACCTGGAGGACGACAGCAGCAG ggAGCGTGTTGAACTGGAGAATCTGAAAGGCGAGTACACTCGAGCTCTGGAAGAGGCCAGAAAGGAGAAG CTGCTGCTAACAAATCAGCTTGAGATGGAGAAAGTGAAGGTGgagcaggagaagaagaaatgttACCTTGCACAAGAAGCCTTGAAGGAAAAG gaGCGAAAGACGCTGAGTGCACCACTGATTGAGCCTCCTTCATCCtccactccatctctctctcgttcCAGCTCCATCAGTGGTGTGGATACGCACAGCGGCATACACACGTCTCTGCTCTCCCAC GAAGATTCTCCTGATCACTCGTTTGCCTCTGTGACCCTCGGTGGGAGCAGCCTGTACGACGCGGCACGTCTAAGCGGAGGTTCCAGCATCATTGAGAACCTGCAATCTCAGCTCAAACTACGGGAGGGAGAAATCGCACAGCTCCAG GTGGAGATCTCAAATCTTGAAAGGACTCGCTCTGCAATGGCGGAAGAACTGGTGcggctgaccaatcagaacgatGATCTGGAGGACAATGTGAAGGAGATCCCCAGGCTCAGAGTGCAGCTCAAG GACCTGGAGCAGAGACACAACACCATCCTGCAGATGTACGGAGAGAAAGCAGAAGAGGCCGAGGAGCTGCGGCTCGACCTGGAGGACGTCAAGAATATGTACAAGACCCAAATCGACGAGCTGCTCAAGAACCAGAAATAg